The Phycodurus eques isolate BA_2022a chromosome 5, UOR_Pequ_1.1, whole genome shotgun sequence DNA segment GTCATTGAATGAGTTTTATCTCCAGTCACACAATCACTGTGTGTAGTTTACAATTGTTGGAACAAAGTCTGAATTAGCTGTTGCTATACTAAAATTAATACATCTTTGTCAtaacaataattgtttttatttatttattaatgcagAAATATACTCACATATGACCTACCCTCACTTTATATGCAATATACCGAGACCTTTGTTATGCCTCACTTGTGTAGTTgcaacatattgttaaataagtattcaaatgcattacacttatatgAATACTACGATCACAACATAACCATTTTGCCCTTTTAATATTTATCTACACCTTATCACTCGTATTAATTTGTGCAGGTTATCCTAATGTAAATGTGACTGTTATTTTGCATTAACAATTCAATATAAACAATATTGTAAATATCTTCTATAGACCGCAAACAGTGCCTCGACTGATTGCGGTCAAGCGATACACTTTATTTTGCCTCAATTTCTTCAGTCGGCATACGAGGTAAATAGACTTTGCACAATTTGAAACCGTTCCCCGATGTCTGAATAAAAGGCTGTGTAtggctttcattaccatgacgaccaaggGCAGGGCTAGGGCATACGACGAATCggacaattgacaattgtgcaaaaatcaATTCCACAAAAATGGCCGATCAGACGATAAATTGACTTATTTTACTGCTGCTATCTCTCGCCTCGCCGTCTCCTCAGGGCTCGATCGGCCTCCTCTTCGACATCGATGGCGTGCTGGTGCGCGGTCGAACACCCATCCCTGCGGCCAAGCAGTGTTTCGGGAACCTCGTGGACCACCTGGGCAAATACAAAGTACCTGTGGTTTTTGTCACCAATGCCGGAAACTGCATGCGGCAGACCAAAGCGGAGCATCTTTCGCATCTGCTTGAAGTGGAGGTAGGGGAACCCAATTATTTTCAATGGGTATTCCCAAGTCGCATTAGCCCATTTGTAGCCATCTTGTTCCTGTTTCTTTGTGCCTTCCACCTCAGGTGTCACCAGACCAGGTGATGCTGTCCCACAGTCCTTTGCGAATGTTCTCCCAGTTTCACCAAATGTGCGTGCTGGTGTCAGGACAAGGTCCTGTTGAAGAGGTGGCTCACATGTATCCTGTTTCAAATCAGCGGCTCACGCTCCGTATGACCGAGGCGACCTCACTGTGTTCATGCGCTGTTTATTTTCTGTGCTTCCACTCTGCTCTTCAAACTTTGAATAACGTCGGACCCTCCGCTATCTGTTTGTTTTGTCGATTTCTGTCATTGTTACTAACGAAAGGTGACGCGCGATTGCCTTAACCTACGAAACTTCAGGCTGGGCTTCCAGAATGTTGTCACCATCGATAATCTCAGAGAGGGCTATCCTCTACTTGATATAGTGGATCACAACAGAAGACCAAAAGACAGTGTGAGTTTATTTAGCTGCACACAAAcgacaaacatttttgggtaCGCCATCACAATGAAATGTGAGCCAATCTAAGAGCACAACTTGGATTGGCGCACTTGTTCTGGACTGGATGTATTTCGATGGTGCTGCTCTGCTTAATGTTGTGGTAGATGAGCGGATGACCATCAGCGCAATGTGAGGAGAACTAGTCGCTAACGTTGTTGAATACTTACATCTTGTCTCGCAGATTCTTCCAACTGAAGGTTTACGGCCAATAGATGGTATGTTTGTACATGCACGTGTgtttcaaaaaaagaacattgaaaTGCATACAGTACAGGTTAATGTCAATACATTAGAATATCATCGGAAAGTTGATCTATTTCAGTCGTTCCATTCCAAAACTTATTAAGATTGAACAAATACGTTGGGCGATACTTTTTCCAACCTTGTATCTTTATATTacaaatcattttgattgtttctcAAATATTCAAACCATTCTCTAGAGATGGTGAAATTTGGGGTTTTCGTTTCTAATGATCCAAATTATTACACAAAAGACTTTCAGGAAATAGTTCACATGAATGTCCCTTTTTAAgttgaactactgaaattatGTTTTAGCCAATATTCTAAttcattgagatgcacctgtcctgtacatttttatttcttttacagTTTTTCACTTTCCCCACTTATCTTTATAGCTGTCATCTTATTTGGTGAGCCAATCAGATGGGAGACCAACCTCCAGCTTATCGTTGATGTCCTCCTAACAAACGGAAAGCCAGACAGGAATTGGAATTCTGTGCAGTATCCTCACATTCCGTTGCTGGCCTGTAACATGGACCTGCTGTGGATGGCTGAGGCCAAGAATCCCAGGTGGAGTGTcttggggggggaagaaaaaaaaaaaaaaaagtgctgttcTTTTTCCTGAATTATAGTTCATGTTGTGCTTCCCTAACAGGTTTGGACATGGTATGTTTCTGCTGTGCTTGGAGAGCCTGTACAAGAAGGTGACGGGTCATGACCTCAAATACGAGGCTCTGATTGGTAAACCCAGCGTAGTGACTTATAATTATGCGGAGCTGCTGATCAGGCAGCAGGCTGAGAGACTTGGATGGGCCACACCTGTGAGGAGACTGTACGCAATAGGGTGAGCGACTCCATCCTTGCATTTTTGGGCCACACGTTCGTTCTTCCAAACGGATTTACGTATGTACCGTGTATCACCTCTTCTCGGTAGTGATAACCCCATGGCTGACATATACGGCGCCAATCTCTACAACCGCTACCTCCGGGCCGCTCGTAATTCTCTCGAGGCCTCTAAAACGACGTCGACGGAATCGGGCGGCGCGCCCGGTGTGTTTGGGGCAAGTGCGGATCTGCCTGAGGCGTGCCACTCCATTCTGGTATGTACAGGAGTTTACAGCAAGGAGAAGGCGCTGCCGTCGGTAACCGAGCAGCGCATCTTCCACGGCCACAGGGACTTTTGCTTTGACCCCAGCCTTACACAGCCGACCTACGTGGTGCAGGATGTCAAAGACGCCGTCGAGTTGGTGTTCCAGCAGGAGGGATGGCCCCTGGATTAGTTGGCCCGTTAATGACTTTAAGAGGTCGAAACACAAgggtgtatttttaaaaacgtcctctttttcacattttaaagcaAACTTGGCCATATGAGAGTTATTACTACTGCCACTACTCCCAATCTCAATCCAgactaaaacaacacaaacagattGTTCCCAGACAAAAAACAGCTCTTTGATGGATTTCTGAAATCAGATGCATAAGAGGATTTATATTTACCCAATATATCAATGTAAAGATGACTATTAGAGGCTTCGGGGTGGGTAATTGAAAAGGACAAGAGCCCAGATTtcaaccccaaacctcagaactgtgaggtagatggtGTAAGCACTCGAGCACCGCGCTGCCACTGCAGTCTTCCTCTTCACTACACTGATTTGATGTTTGCACATCTGGATCCTCTCCTGACTTTCGGACTGCTCACCAGACATTTGCAGTCGTgccacatatagagacagaaaaCCACTCTCACTAACCATTTACACTGTCACTGGAGAAGAAACTGACACCGCAATGCCTGCACAGACGCCGGGTGCGTAAACCGCCGCGCTCCGTGACAAATGTGGTTACTTACCTTTGTGCCACACAGTTTACATCAGAATTGTTATAACAGGATTTAGATGCAGTTTTCCTACATTCAGACACACTAACTAATCTGAACgaagatgtattttattatctCCACAAGCGTCATCACCCACACCTGActtttttggggtcatttttgcATGAttgtgttgccacagttacgcATACAGGCTCAACAGTCCTTTTGAGTTCAGTCAACTGTTTGGTGATATTATCTTGCATAATGTTTAGATCTGTTATTACTAAATCTTTGAAAGGACATTTCTGATTGTTGACTTAATTGTCACGTTCAGTGATTTTGAAAAAGACATTAAACACATTGGTCAATGCAGTTCATACGTTCCGAATGTGGCAGCGGGCTTCGTGCGTGTTGGACCTGTTGCTTTAATTCCCTCGGCAGCCACTATCAGCTAGCGTAACTGCTGAATGTCAGACGTTCCACAGAGGTcagcatgcaaaaaaatagaCTGGGTCCAGTTCTTCATGACACACACCTGCACTTGGTTATTTGACATCTTATGAGATCCAGTGTTTCTAATTGTTGGAACCCTTTCACGAAGTTAGGGTTATCCAAAATCTCTGCATGACGACGCGTTGAATCGTAATACCCACCATTCGATTTGTGGCCTCAACAAAGCCGTGAAATGCAACTGTATTCGGCACTTGTGCACCAAATACAAATATAGAGTATCGTTCAAAACTTTTAATTCGTCGAAAAAGGCTCTGGGTGAACAAATGTTACATGGAAACTGTCAAAATAATCAAGAATCACATTCAAAAATTCCAACATTAAAACAAGCAATTAAATTGTTTAacttaattaaaacaatacaaaatacctTTCATACGTGACAATCATGTTGTGGCGTCCTAGAGGCATTAATAGGTCCAAGTTGATTTACAGTCGAGTTGGATGAAGCACCGCCAGTGTCATTTATGTGTCGAGTTTGTGATTCTGAAGGCTCTGCTATGctgtccttttttctttttgcttctgAGGCTTCTTGCTGGGTGCGCTTTTGGGAGATGTTTCCGGAGGGGGCGTGTAAATCGGCTTCCATGGGATCGGGTTGTAAAAGCTGGGTGGTGGGTGGAATGTGCAGGGACCTGCAGCAAAGATAACGCTCGCAGCTTAGCCAGAAATACGAATCTTGAACCACTATCCGCTGCGAGCAAACATCACACATCGGTGTGCAGGTGCTCTGAGTCAATTAGAATACTCTTAGGGGGAGTTCACTGTATTTCAGCattgcaattccaaaagtgaaacttatAAATTATACAGTCATTCAACGCAATAAACTACTTTTCAGAAGGGCATTCCCCCCCACTAATGTAATATTCTCATTTCTTGGAGGCGGTACAGTGTGAATTTGTTAGCCTTAAGCTAAActcatcaaaataataacaactgtAAAATAATTTACTTTGTGTAGTGACTCTAtgagtttttgaattgaactcaACAAATACATTACGTGaagttttgtaatttatttgagaTGCACTCCACAGACAATTATAGTTGCTAACTGCCAGATCAGATCGCACTCACTTGAGTAATGAGGTGCTTTTGGACTTGCTTTCCATTTCTCATTGTTTTTTGCCAGCCATTCCTTGAAGTTCTCCTCCGCCTTCCTCCGGCGCTCTTTCTCCTGCTCTTGCCTCAGACTTGCTTCCTCCTGTTCGAAGACGATTCTCATGAGTGCAAATGAAACCCGTGCCCAAGCAGTAGCTGCAATGcagacgttaaaaaaaaaaatcaaaataaaaaaaaaaatcgggtcTTACTTACTTTTTGCTTCATTTCCCTTTCTATCCtctcttggttttttttctgaagccaGTCTTTGTATTTCTGCTGAGCTTTTTGTTCCGTCTCTCTCTGTTTTTCCTGCCGACGCTGCACCTCTGCTGCTTCCCTGCTGATTTTCAGAAGCTGATCGTGTCTTTCCTTggaatacaaaaacatgatatcgtccaagcattttttgttctaTTGGATAAAATAATTTAGAAATTACAATTTGTTCTTGTGAATTGTGGACTAGTTTTCTACCCGTTCTCTTTTCAGCTGCCGCCAGTCTctaatctttttttcctccatgaTCTTTTTCTGTTTACGGTCCAtttcttcttgttcttttttcccctcgagTAAAAGCACCTGGTTAAAAAGGACATTGTGGTTTAATCAcagcaaatgcaaaaaataaactacaaaaatCTTTATGCTACAAACAAGGTCAAAAAATAATACGCTCAAACAGCGTCTCCTGTGAAACGGACGCCCCATACGGTCTGGTTGcgcatccattttccgtaggcTTGTCgtcactggtgagctggagcctattctacccgactttggacgagaggcggggcgTGTGTGCGCACTGGACTGGTACCCAGCCGATCATAGCGCACAGATAAAGCGctattcacagtcacacctatggtcaatttacggtcttccattaacctaacgtacgtgtgtgtgtgtt contains these protein-coding regions:
- the ccdc34 gene encoding coiled-coil domain-containing protein 34 encodes the protein MSGWWLPSSPAFASEDFSSTPLKQNERKHVHVSEYPIDDDVLPEDDDTYSLLSPIYHDSYESDDDDDDDLSTTTQQPLRCERQNPTSAQIEPEALSPWEVWLVNKAKEDHLKMKKKTEEVLLLEGKKEQEEMDRKQKKIMEEKKIRDWRQLKRERERHDQLLKISREAAEVQRRQEKQRETEQKAQQKYKDWLQKKNQERIEREMKQKEEASLRQEQEKERRRKAEENFKEWLAKNNEKWKASPKAPHYSSPCTFHPPPSFYNPIPWKPIYTPPPETSPKSAPSKKPQKQKEKRTA
- the hdhd5 gene encoding haloacid dehalogenase-like hydrolase domain-containing 5, coding for MNFHSLRSLIQAMQRVRCLKSTWKLLKSSSQGAARRHYSHGSIGLLFDIDGVLVRGRTPIPAAKQCFGNLVDHLGKYKVPVVFVTNAGNCMRQTKAEHLSHLLEVEVSPDQVMLSHSPLRMFSQFHQMCVLVSGQGPVEEVAHMLGFQNVVTIDNLREGYPLLDIVDHNRRPKDSILPTEGLRPIDAVILFGEPIRWETNLQLIVDVLLTNGKPDRNWNSVQYPHIPLLACNMDLLWMAEAKNPRFGHGMFLLCLESLYKKVTGHDLKYEALIGKPSVVTYNYAELLIRQQAERLGWATPVRRLYAIGDNPMADIYGANLYNRYLRAARNSLEASKTTSTESGGAPGVFGASADLPEACHSILVCTGVYSKEKALPSVTEQRIFHGHRDFCFDPSLTQPTYVVQDVKDAVELVFQQEGWPLD